Proteins from a single region of Terriglobia bacterium:
- a CDS encoding sulfatase-like hydrolase/transferase, giving the protein MNRPTIAETLRAAPVARALVLLGLLAIGSAGCSRESATSPAPVSAASADRRPSILLVTIDTWRSDALGLSGSGRVATPRLDALAQGGVYVRKVQTACPLTTPAHTTILTGLVPHRHGVRDNLHYRLKPGVPTLATILSGAGYHTAAVVAGAPLRKVYGLDRGFATYDDSGLQAEGDEAFVPSQHPADVSTDRALSVLASLPAAPAFLWVHYYDPHVPYAPPEPYRSRYASSPYAGEVAFVDEQVGRLLDGLPRGGGRVWTVLVTGDHGEGLGEHGEETHGVALYEPTLEVPLLLHPRPAGFRDPSGHVGLVDVLPTLCHVAGVSAPTTDGVDLAAGDVPRLRILASEAAYAATSFRLNPVLSLRRGDLIWFHHGVDEVYDVAADPDERSDLSATARGTTFLKELSPVLAKYFGEDPAADIAGRTLEVAPEQLQALRSLGYVGGGGGTGPLRTMDIRRFLPDLNAFNDARDRIVRKDGAGARGALRELLGRYPDSNLVWRELGSACLLLSDRPGAEEAFGKALSLEPADAVSALNLGNLRAMAGDNSGAERLYLRSLAAEEQQAEAHLNLGLLYARVLNRPADAIPHLGRFLELTPSDREAPAVRALLARLTTAAPR; this is encoded by the coding sequence ATGAACCGTCCGACGATCGCTGAGACCCTGCGTGCGGCGCCGGTTGCCCGGGCGCTGGTGCTTCTCGGACTCCTCGCGATCGGGAGCGCCGGGTGCAGCCGGGAATCGGCGACGTCTCCGGCTCCGGTGTCCGCCGCTTCGGCCGATCGCAGGCCGTCGATCCTCCTCGTGACGATCGACACCTGGCGCTCCGATGCGCTGGGACTCTCGGGATCCGGTCGGGTCGCGACTCCGCGCCTGGACGCCTTGGCCCAGGGAGGCGTGTACGTTCGGAAGGTCCAGACCGCCTGCCCCCTCACGACCCCCGCGCACACGACGATCCTCACCGGTCTCGTACCCCACCGTCACGGGGTGCGGGACAACCTCCACTACCGGCTGAAGCCCGGCGTCCCGACCCTGGCGACGATCCTGTCCGGCGCGGGGTATCACACGGCCGCGGTCGTCGCCGGGGCGCCGCTTCGCAAGGTCTACGGCCTGGACCGGGGATTCGCGACCTACGACGATTCCGGACTGCAGGCGGAGGGCGATGAGGCATTCGTCCCCTCCCAGCACCCGGCGGACGTGTCCACCGACCGCGCGCTGTCGGTCCTCGCGAGTCTGCCCGCCGCGCCGGCATTCCTCTGGGTCCACTACTACGACCCTCACGTTCCCTACGCGCCCCCGGAGCCGTACCGCTCGCGCTACGCGTCGAGCCCCTACGCGGGAGAGGTGGCCTTCGTCGACGAGCAGGTGGGCCGCCTCCTGGACGGCCTTCCTCGGGGGGGCGGGCGCGTCTGGACGGTGCTCGTGACCGGGGACCACGGCGAGGGTCTCGGAGAGCACGGCGAGGAGACGCACGGCGTGGCGCTCTACGAGCCGACGCTCGAGGTCCCGCTCCTGCTCCACCCGAGGCCCGCCGGCTTTCGCGACCCCTCGGGCCACGTGGGACTCGTCGACGTGCTCCCCACGCTCTGCCACGTGGCCGGCGTGTCCGCGCCGACCACCGACGGCGTGGACCTGGCCGCCGGGGACGTGCCGAGACTCCGGATCCTGGCGTCGGAGGCTGCCTACGCGGCGACCTCCTTCCGGTTGAATCCGGTGCTGTCCCTCAGGCGAGGGGATCTCATCTGGTTCCACCACGGGGTGGACGAGGTGTACGACGTCGCGGCGGATCCCGACGAGCGGTCGGACCTCTCCGCCACGGCGCGTGGCACGACCTTCTTGAAGGAGCTGTCCCCGGTTTTGGCCAAGTACTTCGGCGAGGATCCCGCCGCGGACATCGCCGGCCGCACGCTGGAGGTGGCGCCCGAGCAGCTTCAGGCGCTGAGGAGCCTGGGTTACGTCGGCGGCGGCGGCGGCACGGGTCCGCTGCGCACGATGGACATCCGGCGGTTCCTTCCCGACCTGAACGCGTTCAACGACGCCAGGGACCGAATCGTCCGCAAGGACGGCGCGGGCGCGCGAGGCGCGCTCCGGGAGCTCCTCGGACGCTACCCCGACTCGAACCTGGTCTGGCGCGAGCTGGGCTCGGCGTGCCTCCTGCTCTCCGACCGCCCCGGCGCCGAGGAGGCCTTCGGCAAGGCTCTATCCCTCGAGCCGGCGGACGCCGTCTCCGCGCTGAACCTGGGGAACCTGCGCGCGATGGCGGGGGACAATTCGGGGGCCGAGCGACTCTACCTGCGCTCGCTCGCCGCCGAGGAACAGCAGGCCGAGGCGCATCTCAATCTCGGATTGCTCTACGCCCGGGTCCTGAACCGCCCGGCCGATGCGATTCCGCACCTCGGACGCTTTCTCGAGCTGACCCCGAGCGACCGTGAGGCGCCGGCGGTCCGTGCGCTCCTGGCGCGGCTGACTACGGCCGCCCCCCGATAG